Proteins encoded within one genomic window of Companilactobacillus zhachilii:
- a CDS encoding SLAP domain-containing protein produces MKKRNNILVASAVAIMLAPAALSALPQQTVDASAVGTISTATPVYNASGKQTGQTLPSGSKWQLGQQATINGVAHYLVGNNEYVPASVVTNVTGATNSVDPDFGPAITYTANDQAGKTVTANQALNVVDRFGNETGTVLPTGSRWVIGEVMHANRMVYYQVGNNQYINTLDVTGDWEQADANDSNNAADNYTETDGNFGKTGTVTQVAAVVNDQGNNTGVVLPVNSQWKLGKAMHRDKQTFYQVATNEWISFADISVANTTTDDNTDYSGNGSYITSGSTAAGKVGTITVATDVVNGHGDATGQVLPVGSKWAVGGDILHYDKQTYYQIATDEFVSVAYMDVADGTTTTNTNSSIPTPGNGLIGTTTVNQKTYNTATNTYDQYLPANTSWKINKLVVNKYGSYWGQIATNQWVWISTVRLNSGLNLPTYAYSEPDFATNISK; encoded by the coding sequence ATGAAAAAAAGAAATAATATTTTAGTAGCTTCTGCCGTTGCCATAATGTTGGCTCCTGCTGCTTTAAGTGCTTTGCCACAACAAACTGTTGATGCCAGTGCTGTTGGTACAATTTCAACCGCAACGCCAGTCTATAATGCCAGCGGTAAACAAACTGGTCAAACATTGCCAAGTGGTAGTAAATGGCAATTAGGACAACAAGCAACTATCAATGGTGTGGCTCATTATTTAGTTGGTAATAATGAATATGTACCTGCTTCTGTTGTCACAAATGTTACGGGAGCTACTAACTCAGTTGATCCCGACTTTGGTCCAGCTATTACATACACAGCTAACGATCAGGCTGGAAAAACAGTTACTGCTAATCAAGCTTTAAATGTTGTTGACAGATTCGGTAATGAAACTGGGACCGTTTTGCCAACTGGTAGTCGTTGGGTTATTGGTGAAGTTATGCATGCCAATCGTATGGTTTATTACCAAGTTGGTAATAATCAATATATCAACACGTTAGATGTTACAGGTGATTGGGAACAAGCTGACGCTAATGATTCTAATAATGCCGCAGATAATTACACTGAAACAGACGGCAATTTTGGAAAAACTGGTACTGTAACGCAAGTCGCTGCTGTCGTTAATGATCAAGGAAATAATACAGGTGTTGTTTTGCCAGTTAATAGTCAATGGAAACTTGGCAAGGCTATGCACCGTGACAAACAAACATTCTATCAAGTTGCCACTAACGAATGGATTTCATTCGCTGATATATCTGTAGCTAATACAACAACCGACGATAATACTGACTATTCAGGTAATGGCAGTTATATTACATCCGGTTCAACTGCTGCTGGTAAAGTAGGGACAATTACAGTCGCTACCGATGTCGTTAATGGTCACGGCGATGCGACTGGTCAAGTTTTGCCTGTTGGTAGTAAATGGGCTGTTGGTGGAGATATTTTACACTATGACAAGCAAACTTATTATCAAATAGCGACTGATGAATTTGTTTCTGTTGCTTATATGGACGTTGCAGATGGCACAACAACAACTAATACCAACTCAAGTATTCCTACACCAGGCAATGGCTTGATTGGTACAACAACTGTTAACCAAAAGACATATAACACAGCTACAAATACGTATGATCAATATTTGCCAGCTAACACTTCTTGGAAAATTAACAAATTAGTTGTTAACAAGTATGGTTCATATTGGGGTCAAATTGCCACAAATCAATGGGTTTGGATCTCAACTGTAAGATTGAACAGTGGTCTTAATTTACCAACATATGCTTACTCTGAACCTGATTTTGCTACTAACATTAGTAAGTAA
- the rlmH gene encoding 23S rRNA (pseudouridine(1915)-N(3))-methyltransferase RlmH, translating into MNIKVVTVGKLKEKYFKAGIAEYAKRLGAFCKFQIVECPDEKAPESLSDAQDAKVKQIEGERILSKIKDKEYVILLDLRGKELTSEELAKKIDDLSTYGTSDITFVIGGSLGVSPEVTKRADYSICFGKFTLPHQLMRLVLTEQIYRSFMIINHRTYHK; encoded by the coding sequence ATGAATATAAAAGTTGTTACGGTTGGAAAGTTAAAAGAAAAGTATTTCAAAGCTGGTATTGCTGAATATGCCAAGCGTTTGGGGGCTTTTTGTAAATTTCAAATTGTTGAGTGTCCGGATGAAAAAGCTCCTGAAAGCTTGAGTGATGCCCAAGATGCGAAAGTAAAGCAAATCGAAGGAGAACGAATATTAAGTAAAATTAAGGATAAGGAATATGTGATTTTACTCGATTTACGTGGAAAAGAACTCACATCTGAGGAACTAGCTAAGAAAATCGATGACTTATCCACATATGGAACATCTGATATCACATTTGTTATTGGAGGATCACTAGGTGTCAGTCCTGAAGTTACTAAACGTGCCGATTACAGCATTTGTTTTGGTAAATTTACTTTGCCACATCAGTTGATGCGCTTAGTTTTAACTGAACAAATTTATCGTTCCTTTATGATTATTAATCACCGGACTTATCATAAGTAA